A region from the Deltaproteobacteria bacterium genome encodes:
- a CDS encoding aspartate aminotransferase family protein, translating to MKGNIIKKAGQLLTPALVFHTDIIVKKASGLYVESTNGKRYMDFSSGLATTNIGHCPPKVVEAAKKQLDEIIHSGCIFRYNSEIEFAEKLKNITPGSLNMFFFSNSGAEAVEGAIKLARFVTKRQGIIAYTGAFHGRTMGAVSLTTSTAKYRRNYHPLLPSIFRTPYPYCYRCSLGQNPDTCGMDCFEYLKKMLRHEINPDEVAAVIIEPVLGEGGYAVPPADYLKELRKLCTQHGILLIADEVQTGFGRTGKWFACEHFGIIPDIMTIAKGIASGFPLSAIVSTKKIMSKWPPGAHGTTFGGNPVSCAAGSATIETIISGRLLENAALVGNHALKKLKDMQKKYPVMGDVRGLGLMIGIEFIKHVPSGSKTGKDKSPDSEFLKKVLNKCYKKGLILIECGIDKNIIRFMPPLITTIKEMETALEIFEEAVAQSLKSMLTG from the coding sequence ATGAAAGGAAATATAATTAAAAAAGCCGGCCAATTGCTCACCCCTGCCCTTGTCTTTCACACTGACATAATTGTTAAAAAGGCAAGTGGGCTTTATGTGGAATCAACCAATGGCAAGAGATATATGGATTTTTCCTCCGGCCTTGCAACAACCAATATCGGGCACTGCCCGCCAAAAGTGGTTGAGGCTGCAAAAAAACAATTAGATGAGATTATACACTCCGGCTGCATCTTCCGGTATAACTCTGAGATTGAATTTGCAGAAAAACTCAAGAATATAACACCCGGCAGCCTGAACATGTTTTTCTTTTCCAACAGCGGCGCTGAGGCAGTTGAAGGGGCTATAAAGCTTGCAAGGTTTGTAACAAAAAGACAGGGGATAATTGCATATACAGGCGCATTCCACGGCAGAACAATGGGCGCAGTCTCTTTAACCACATCCACTGCAAAATACAGAAGAAACTATCACCCCCTACTGCCATCCATTTTCAGAACGCCATATCCATATTGCTACAGATGCTCTCTTGGCCAAAATCCTGATACCTGCGGGATGGACTGTTTCGAATATCTAAAAAAGATGTTGAGGCATGAAATCAACCCTGACGAAGTAGCGGCGGTTATCATTGAACCGGTGCTTGGCGAAGGCGGATATGCCGTGCCTCCTGCTGATTATCTGAAAGAACTGAGAAAACTTTGCACACAGCATGGAATTCTGCTTATTGCAGATGAGGTTCAGACAGGCTTTGGAAGGACAGGAAAGTGGTTTGCCTGCGAACATTTTGGAATCATCCCTGATATTATGACTATTGCAAAAGGGATTGCATCCGGTTTTCCGCTCAGCGCTATTGTGTCAACAAAGAAGATTATGTCAAAGTGGCCGCCGGGCGCCCATGGAACTACATTTGGCGGAAACCCTGTATCGTGCGCCGCAGGCTCAGCCACCATAGAAACAATCATCTCCGGCAGACTTTTAGAAAACGCCGCCTTGGTTGGGAATCATGCCTTGAAAAAACTTAAAGACATGCAGAAAAAATATCCTGTAATGGGTGATGTAAGAGGCTTGGGACTGATGATAGGAATAGAGTTTATAAAACATGTCCCGTCAGGCAGTAAGACGGGAAAAGATAAAAGCCCTGATAGTGAATTTCTAAAAAAGGTCTTGAATAAATGTTATAAAAAAGGGCTCATACTCATAGAATGCGGTATTGATAAAAACATAATCCGCTTTATGCCTCCTTTAATTACAACCATAAAAGAAATGGAAACAGCACTGGAGATTTTTGAGGAGGCTGTGGCACAGAGCCTCAAGTCAATGCTGACTGGTTGA
- the bamA gene encoding outer membrane protein assembly factor BamA gives MRSKKKGSRVRGQELQVASYKSQVTSLVSGVWCLVTVFLLLTASTMAAAQETNILPPKVTDRVIIMPFTVYGKGDLSGFRREVLNALASGIEEDGKFKIAGIERLKILVLEEKIYSFDEASASKIGKDEGAAYAILGSITKIDKAISLDIRLLDIIENRLITSLYVKEENEKAILESLKSFAGKLVEKMITAKGTDLKSVPGYTEAKGAVKYGIISNVIITGNKRVDEAAVNTKIKSKTGEVFSRDDLRDDIKAVYDMGFFEDVMADIRDTGRGMELTFIVKERPVIKKVVISGNKEIKDEKIKGAITVKENTILNRTLLNENAEKIKALYATEGFFLANVESVVERKDDAAAEVKFNIEEGDKVKVKRITIIGSKAYDEGEIKDVMDTKEVGFFSFLTKSGIFDEAVFQNDLSKIMAHYYDNGYIHAGITDHLVSLSSDKKWFFITIALSEGEQYKVGKIDIKGDILTTRALLMEKVKTTTGEVFSRNILTGDISRLSDIYGDAGYANVIINPVTNTDEKEKRADITFDIQKGELVYVERINISGNVNTRDKVIRREVELSEGMLFSATDMKRSRNNLNRLGYFERVNIAPQPGSAENKMVLNVDVKERPTGSISAGIGYSSVDNIIGTASISQSNFFGTGLKLDLSGTISSKSSRYQLGFTEPWLFDKPISAGVDLFNVSREYPDFTRGSYGFDARLGFPVYERDVRGYLTYKLEEVTVKDVSSSAAQLIKDQEGKSTTSSLSGAIKRDTRDDAFFPNEGSVTSLSLEFAGGPLGGDNNFVKYIAEGAKYFPLFWDTTFVTHGVIGYIQGFGGKEIPVYERFYLGGINTIRGFRTRSVGPLDPATNDIIGGNKEVFANLEYLFPLVAEQRVKGLIFFDAGNAYNGNIDLGDLRVSAGLGVRWFSPVGPLRLEWGRNLNRREGEKATQWEFTIGTVF, from the coding sequence GTGCGGTCTAAAAAAAAGGGGTCAAGGGTCAGGGGTCAGGAGTTACAAGTTGCAAGTTACAAGTCACAAGTCACAAGTCTGGTGTCTGGTGTCTGGTGTCTGGTGACGGTATTTTTACTGCTTACTGCATCTACAATGGCTGCAGCACAGGAGACTAATATTTTACCTCCAAAGGTTACTGATAGGGTAATCATCATGCCGTTTACAGTATACGGCAAAGGAGACCTTTCCGGTTTCAGAAGAGAGGTTCTTAATGCATTGGCGTCTGGCATTGAGGAAGACGGTAAATTCAAAATTGCCGGCATAGAAAGGCTCAAAATACTTGTGCTTGAGGAAAAGATATATTCGTTTGACGAGGCGAGCGCCTCAAAGATTGGAAAAGATGAAGGCGCGGCTTATGCAATCCTTGGCAGTATAACAAAGATTGATAAAGCTATAAGTCTTGATATAAGGCTATTGGATATAATAGAGAATAGGCTAATTACCTCCTTATACGTGAAGGAAGAAAATGAAAAGGCAATACTTGAATCTCTAAAGTCTTTTGCCGGGAAACTTGTGGAAAAAATGATTACGGCAAAGGGGACAGATTTGAAATCTGTCCCCGGATATACGGAGGCTAAAGGCGCTGTAAAGTACGGGATAATCAGCAATGTGATAATTACCGGCAATAAACGGGTTGATGAAGCGGCTGTAAATACAAAGATAAAAAGCAAGACAGGAGAGGTGTTTTCTCGTGATGATTTAAGGGACGATATAAAGGCCGTCTATGACATGGGCTTTTTTGAAGATGTAATGGCAGATATCAGAGATACAGGCAGAGGTATGGAACTGACCTTTATTGTAAAGGAAAGGCCGGTAATAAAAAAGGTTGTGATAAGCGGAAATAAAGAGATTAAAGACGAGAAGATAAAAGGCGCTATAACAGTAAAGGAGAACACTATCCTTAACAGGACGCTCCTCAATGAAAATGCAGAAAAGATTAAGGCCCTTTACGCGACTGAAGGGTTTTTTCTTGCAAATGTTGAATCTGTAGTAGAGAGGAAGGATGACGCAGCCGCAGAGGTTAAGTTTAATATAGAGGAAGGAGATAAGGTAAAGGTAAAGAGGATTACTATTATAGGCAGCAAGGCATATGATGAGGGTGAGATAAAGGATGTCATGGACACAAAGGAGGTCGGATTTTTTTCTTTTCTGACGAAATCAGGGATATTTGACGAGGCTGTTTTTCAGAACGACCTAAGTAAGATAATGGCGCATTATTATGATAACGGCTACATCCATGCCGGCATAACAGACCATCTTGTGTCTTTAAGCAGTGATAAAAAATGGTTTTTTATTACCATAGCCCTTTCTGAAGGAGAACAATATAAGGTTGGGAAAATAGATATAAAAGGGGATATACTTACCACCAGGGCTCTATTGATGGAAAAGGTTAAGACAACCACCGGTGAGGTATTCAGCAGAAATATATTAACCGGGGATATTTCCAGGTTGAGTGATATTTACGGCGACGCGGGTTATGCGAATGTTATTATCAATCCTGTGACCAATACAGATGAAAAGGAAAAAAGGGCTGATATTACATTTGATATTCAGAAAGGAGAGTTGGTATATGTAGAAAGGATAAACATTTCCGGCAATGTTAATACCAGGGATAAGGTTATAAGGAGAGAGGTTGAGCTTTCAGAGGGAATGCTCTTTTCAGCCACTGATATGAAGAGGAGCAGAAACAACCTGAACAGATTGGGATATTTTGAGAGGGTGAATATTGCGCCGCAGCCGGGAAGCGCTGAAAACAAAATGGTTCTGAATGTGGATGTAAAAGAGAGGCCAACCGGCTCCATTTCAGCAGGCATTGGTTATAGCTCGGTTGATAATATTATAGGCACTGCATCCATATCGCAGAGCAACTTTTTTGGCACCGGGCTTAAACTTGACCTTTCAGGGACTATAAGCTCTAAAAGCTCGAGATACCAGCTTGGCTTTACCGAGCCGTGGCTTTTTGACAAACCCATTTCAGCAGGGGTTGATTTATTTAATGTCAGCAGGGAGTATCCTGATTTTACAAGAGGCAGTTATGGTTTTGATGCAAGGCTTGGTTTTCCGGTTTATGAAAGGGATGTCAGGGGATATCTGACCTATAAATTAGAAGAGGTGACAGTAAAAGATGTGTCGTCTTCTGCTGCGCAGTTGATAAAGGATCAAGAAGGTAAGAGTACTACAAGCAGCCTGAGCGGCGCCATTAAAAGGGATACCAGGGATGACGCATTTTTCCCGAATGAAGGTTCTGTAACATCTCTTTCTCTTGAATTTGCAGGCGGCCCCCTCGGAGGTGATAATAATTTTGTAAAATATATTGCCGAAGGCGCAAAATATTTTCCGCTGTTTTGGGATACCACATTCGTCACGCATGGTGTAATAGGATATATTCAGGGATTTGGCGGCAAAGAGATTCCTGTATATGAAAGATTCTATCTTGGCGGAATAAATACCATAAGGGGCTTCAGAACAAGGAGCGTAGGCCCGCTGGATCCTGCAACAAATGATATTATAGGCGGCAATAAAGAGGTTTTTGCAAATTTGGAATATCTCTTCCCTTTGGTGGCAGAACAAAGAGTGAAGGGTCTCATCTTCTTTGACGCAGGAAATGCCTATAACGGCAACATAGACCTTGGTGATTTGAGGGTATCTGCTGGTCTGGGAGTAAGATGGTTCTCTCCGGTTGGGCCGTTAAGGCTTGAATGGGGCCGTAACCTGAACAGGAGAGAAGGGGAAAAGGCCACCCAGTGGGAATTTACAATAGGGACGGTGTTTTAA
- a CDS encoding aldehyde dehydrogenase family protein — translation MAEKVKNFIDGKWTDGADGKIFKSINPADIGDIVGIVPRSGQKDVNMAVSAARKAYDKWRLTPAPKRGEIILRAAEMLVKRKQEFGEIVTREMGKVLPEGLGDVQEAIDMAYYMGSEGRRLSGETVPSELPDKDCKSIRVPIGVFALITPWNFPTAIPAWKIFSALVTGNTVVFKPSSYTPVCAAKLVEVIAEAGIPDGVLNLVHGTGEEIGECVATHPEIDGVSFTGSTAVGERLARVCSSMDKKISCEMGGKNAIIVMGDAKLELAVEGAIWGGFGTTGQRCTAASRIIVHEAVYNKFLNMLIKAASKLRLGSGLLKTTDIGPVINQPQMEKVLDYIKIGQKEGARLVAGGKPYKKGLCAKGYFIEPTIFANVHPKMRIAQEEIFGPVVCIIKAKGLADAVNIVNNVKYGLSSAIYTQDVNNSAIAERDLDTGIVYINASTIGAEIQLPFGGTKKSGLGHREAGGRGGALDMFTKWKVIYRDYSGRLQKAQID, via the coding sequence ATGGCTGAAAAGGTTAAGAACTTTATTGACGGCAAATGGACAGATGGAGCGGATGGAAAAATCTTTAAGAGCATCAATCCTGCTGATATTGGAGACATTGTAGGCATTGTCCCGCGTTCAGGGCAAAAGGATGTGAATATGGCTGTTTCGGCAGCGCGCAAGGCCTACGATAAATGGCGTCTTACCCCGGCGCCCAAAAGGGGCGAAATAATCCTGCGGGCTGCAGAAATGCTTGTCAAAAGAAAACAGGAATTTGGCGAAATTGTTACGCGCGAGATGGGCAAGGTATTGCCGGAGGGTCTTGGCGATGTGCAGGAGGCAATAGACATGGCCTACTATATGGGCAGCGAAGGGAGAAGGCTTTCCGGCGAGACCGTGCCGTCTGAATTGCCTGATAAAGACTGTAAATCAATCCGTGTTCCAATAGGTGTTTTCGCCCTGATTACACCATGGAACTTCCCTACAGCCATACCTGCGTGGAAGATATTTTCAGCCCTTGTCACTGGCAATACAGTCGTATTCAAGCCGTCAAGCTACACACCTGTCTGCGCCGCAAAATTAGTAGAGGTTATTGCTGAGGCAGGTATCCCTGACGGCGTATTAAATCTTGTTCACGGAACCGGCGAAGAAATAGGAGAATGTGTTGCAACACATCCTGAAATAGATGGTGTTTCATTCACAGGATCAACGGCTGTCGGAGAAAGGTTAGCAAGGGTGTGCAGCTCCATGGACAAGAAAATATCATGCGAGATGGGCGGTAAAAACGCCATAATAGTCATGGGAGACGCAAAATTAGAGCTTGCTGTTGAGGGCGCAATCTGGGGAGGTTTTGGCACAACAGGCCAGAGGTGCACAGCGGCAAGCCGCATTATAGTACATGAGGCTGTTTACAATAAGTTTCTCAATATGCTGATAAAGGCTGCTTCAAAACTAAGGCTTGGCAGCGGCCTTCTGAAGACAACTGATATTGGACCAGTAATAAACCAGCCCCAGATGGAAAAGGTTCTGGATTATATTAAGATCGGACAAAAAGAAGGCGCAAGGCTTGTTGCCGGAGGAAAGCCATATAAAAAAGGCCTATGCGCCAAAGGCTATTTTATAGAGCCGACCATATTTGCCAATGTCCATCCAAAGATGCGCATCGCGCAGGAAGAGATATTTGGACCGGTTGTATGTATAATTAAGGCAAAGGGATTGGCAGACGCCGTAAATATTGTAAATAATGTAAAATACGGCCTTTCATCTGCCATATACACACAGGATGTAAACAACTCTGCCATAGCGGAAAGGGATTTGGATACAGGAATTGTTTATATAAACGCATCCACTATCGGCGCTGAGATTCAACTCCCGTTCGGCGGCACAAAAAAGAGCGGACTCGGACACAGGGAGGCAGGCGGAAGGGGCGGCGCTCTTGACATGTTCACTAAATGGAAGGTAATCTACAGGGACTACAGCGGTAGGCTGCAAAAGGCGCAGATAGACTAA
- the lysS gene encoding lysine--tRNA ligase, with protein MAERIGETEQRKNKLEELKRMGINPYPNDFAVKDTTKEIIDRCGSLDKEALEARNETVRLAGRIMAFRDFGKASFLHIQDRTGRIQVYIRKDLIGEDAYKIFRNFDIGDIVAVEGSVFRTKTNELTIEAKYIRLLAKSLLPLPEKWHGLTDVEIRYRQRYLDLITNPEVKDVFVKRTKIIQLIRDFLGKRDFIEVETPMMQSIPGGAAARPFKTHHNALDIDLFLRIAPELYLKRLVIGGFERVYEINRNFRNEGISTQHNPEFTMLEFYQAYATFEDLMNLTEEMLSSIAKELLGTFKIEYQGQTIDLTPPWQRITVKDAILKYSNADEGIFTDKKKAFEFAKKLRLDMPEAFSHGKILLEIFEEVAEPKFIQPTFVTHYPLDVSPLSRKNDKDPAIVDRFELLVCGREIANAFSELNDPIDQRERFIQQAKEKDAGDTEAHLMDEDFVKALEYGMPPTAGEGIGIDRLVMLFTNSASIRDVILFPQLRPERQME; from the coding sequence ATGGCAGAAAGGATTGGAGAGACAGAGCAGAGGAAAAATAAATTAGAAGAGCTTAAGCGGATGGGGATAAACCCGTACCCTAATGATTTTGCGGTAAAAGATACCACAAAAGAGATAATAGACCGCTGCGGTAGTTTGGACAAAGAAGCCCTTGAAGCCAGGAATGAGACAGTTAGACTTGCAGGCAGGATAATGGCATTCAGGGATTTTGGCAAAGCCTCTTTTCTGCATATTCAGGACAGGACGGGCAGAATTCAGGTATATATTAGAAAGGATTTGATTGGCGAGGATGCCTATAAAATCTTTAGAAATTTTGATATTGGAGATATTGTGGCCGTTGAAGGAAGTGTCTTTCGCACCAAAACTAATGAACTCACCATAGAGGCAAAATATATAAGACTTTTGGCAAAATCGCTTTTGCCTTTGCCTGAAAAGTGGCACGGCCTTACGGATGTGGAGATCCGCTACCGTCAGCGCTATCTCGACCTGATAACAAACCCGGAGGTTAAGGATGTATTTGTAAAAAGGACAAAGATAATCCAGCTCATAAGAGATTTTCTTGGTAAAAGGGATTTTATAGAGGTAGAAACGCCTATGATGCAGTCAATCCCCGGCGGCGCAGCTGCCCGGCCTTTTAAGACCCATCACAATGCCCTTGATATAGATTTATTTTTGAGGATTGCCCCTGAGCTTTATCTTAAGAGGCTTGTCATAGGCGGATTTGAAAGGGTTTATGAGATAAACAGGAATTTCAGAAACGAGGGCATATCAACGCAGCACAACCCTGAATTTACAATGCTTGAGTTTTATCAGGCATACGCAACCTTCGAAGATTTGATGAACCTGACAGAGGAGATGCTCAGTTCCATTGCAAAGGAGCTCCTTGGGACGTTCAAGATAGAATATCAGGGTCAGACCATTGACTTAACTCCGCCGTGGCAGAGGATTACTGTAAAGGATGCGATACTTAAATACAGCAATGCGGATGAAGGGATATTTACTGACAAAAAAAAGGCCTTTGAATTTGCAAAAAAGCTTCGCCTTGATATGCCGGAGGCATTCAGCCACGGTAAGATTCTCTTAGAGATATTTGAAGAGGTTGCTGAGCCTAAATTCATCCAGCCGACATTTGTCACGCATTACCCTCTGGATGTCTCGCCGCTTTCCAGAAAGAATGACAAAGACCCTGCAATTGTTGACAGGTTTGAACTTTTGGTCTGCGGCAGGGAGATTGCCAATGCCTTTTCAGAGCTTAATGACCCGATAGACCAGAGGGAAAGGTTTATCCAGCAGGCTAAGGAAAAGGATGCAGGCGACACAGAGGCGCATCTGATGGATGAGGATTTTGTGAAGGCGCTTGAATACGGCATGCCCCCTACAGCAGGCGAGGGCATTGGCATTGACAGGCTTGTAATGCTCTTTACAAATTCTGCGTCCATAAGAGATGTGATATTATTTCCACAGTTAAGGCCTGAGAGGCAGATGGAATAA
- a CDS encoding ABC transporter ATP-binding protein — protein MMELIKVVGLYKSYGNKTKTVEVLKGIDLSVSKGEMTAVVGASGVGKSTLLHIMGALDRPTNGDVFYKGEKIFGQTDKRLAIFRNKNIGFVFQFHHLLPEFTALENVMMPVLIGGGDRNSARKMAEGLLSDVGLKERWGHKPGELSGGEQQRVAIARALIQSPDVLLADEPTGNLDTHTGDEVFNLLLKLNNEKGITMVIVTHNERLVGKMKRNIRMLDGKIYENTAQSEVGLSAV, from the coding sequence ATTATGGAACTAATAAAGGTAGTTGGACTGTATAAATCTTACGGCAATAAGACAAAGACAGTAGAGGTTCTTAAAGGCATTGACCTCTCTGTTTCAAAGGGCGAGATGACTGCTGTGGTTGGGGCATCAGGGGTCGGGAAGAGCACGCTTTTGCATATAATGGGCGCATTAGACAGGCCAACAAATGGTGATGTATTTTATAAAGGCGAAAAAATTTTTGGCCAGACAGACAAGAGGCTTGCCATTTTTAGAAATAAAAATATAGGTTTTGTTTTTCAGTTTCATCACCTTCTTCCGGAATTTACCGCCCTTGAAAATGTAATGATGCCTGTTCTCATCGGGGGCGGCGACAGGAATTCAGCCAGGAAGATGGCAGAGGGCCTTCTTTCTGATGTTGGTTTGAAGGAGAGGTGGGGTCACAAGCCCGGCGAGTTATCCGGCGGTGAGCAGCAGAGGGTTGCGATAGCAAGGGCGCTTATTCAATCGCCGGATGTGCTTCTCGCAGATGAGCCGACAGGGAATCTGGATACGCATACAGGAGACGAGGTTTTTAATCTGCTTTTAAAATTAAATAATGAAAAGGGCATAACCATGGTTATTGTAACGCATAATGAGAGATTAGTCGGCAAGATGAAGAGAAATATCAGGATGCTGGACGGGAAGATATACGAAAATACCGCACAGTCAGAGGTGGGGCTTAGTGCGGTCTAA
- a CDS encoding cyclic nucleotide-binding domain-containing protein, whose amino-acid sequence MAVDERSVSAVKDKAEGYFSKGKLKEAVETYETIRSYSGKDPKIALRLGDIYRKLGKNSEAVDAYKLAINVFITQGFVTKAIGVCKIIMDIDPSQTGVQKKIAELYTTKGIVGEGEKKAETSKPPDVASGDRPAASQPSSAESPAKAAEEQPVKFPRTPLFSDLTRDELLAVIGKVKHQIISPGVFVFQEGDRGDSIYIVVSGELDIIARDKKGNNVVLATLKEGDFFGEFGFFSNARREASVRATTPASILEIVKSDIDDIIARHKRVAQVLFNFYKERVVDRLMAISPIFEPLTAADRKAILARLSSEKFEQDANVVNQGEIGDTMYLIKEGKVKVWVDDPQKGKIVMAVLEEGDFFGEIALATSKPRVANCTALTNVELVLFSRPMIKDILAKYPDIRKALEDVIKARVADVIKAKGLQSAALI is encoded by the coding sequence ATGGCTGTAGACGAGAGATCAGTGTCTGCTGTTAAAGATAAGGCAGAAGGTTATTTTTCCAAAGGCAAATTAAAGGAAGCCGTTGAGACATACGAGACCATAAGGTCATATTCCGGCAAAGATCCTAAGATTGCCCTGCGGCTTGGGGATATTTACAGAAAGTTGGGTAAAAACAGCGAGGCAGTAGATGCCTATAAACTGGCCATAAATGTATTTATCACACAGGGGTTTGTTACCAAGGCGATAGGTGTATGCAAGATTATAATGGATATAGACCCGTCTCAGACGGGTGTGCAGAAAAAGATAGCAGAGTTGTATACAACGAAAGGGATTGTAGGTGAGGGAGAAAAAAAGGCCGAGACATCAAAGCCCCCCGATGTTGCATCAGGGGACAGGCCTGCTGCCAGCCAGCCGTCTTCTGCAGAGAGTCCTGCGAAGGCTGCAGAAGAACAGCCTGTCAAGTTTCCCAGAACCCCGCTTTTTTCAGACCTGACAAGAGACGAACTGCTTGCGGTAATCGGCAAGGTCAAACATCAAATAATCTCTCCAGGGGTGTTTGTCTTTCAGGAGGGCGACAGAGGAGATTCTATCTATATAGTTGTAAGCGGGGAATTGGATATAATTGCCAGGGATAAGAAAGGCAATAACGTTGTGCTGGCCACGTTGAAGGAGGGTGATTTTTTTGGCGAGTTTGGTTTCTTTTCAAATGCAAGAAGAGAGGCGTCAGTAAGGGCAACAACGCCGGCGAGCATCCTTGAGATTGTTAAAAGCGACATAGATGATATTATTGCAAGGCATAAGAGGGTTGCGCAGGTGCTTTTCAATTTCTATAAGGAGAGGGTTGTCGACAGGCTCATGGCCATTTCTCCTATATTTGAACCTTTAACCGCTGCTGACAGAAAGGCGATACTTGCAAGGCTCTCCTCTGAAAAATTTGAACAGGACGCAAATGTAGTTAATCAGGGAGAGATAGGGGATACAATGTATCTGATAAAAGAAGGGAAGGTCAAGGTATGGGTTGACGATCCTCAGAAGGGAAAGATAGTGATGGCAGTGCTTGAGGAAGGGGACTTCTTCGGCGAGATAGCTTTGGCTACATCAAAACCGCGGGTTGCCAATTGTACGGCTCTTACAAATGTAGAGCTTGTTCTGTTTTCCCGGCCTATGATAAAAGATATCCTGGCAAAATATCCTGATATAAGGAAGGCGCTGGAAGATGTTATAAAGGCAAGGGTTGCGGATGTTATAAAGGCAAAAGGGCTTCAGTCTGCGGCGCTGATATAG
- a CDS encoding ferritin family protein: MDIIHFSAKEILEMALRIEENGVDFYTQAGNASKSKKLKELFIFLAEEEKKHIIFFGEMDRSVKDDTQPDTLDPYLDEASLYLKALANSRVFTNKNEGKRLAGKVRNEQEVLQTAINMEKDSILFYYELHSAITNKDKAILGSIIEEEKNHLRKLVALQKNLQRKSN, translated from the coding sequence ATGGATATTATACACTTTTCGGCAAAAGAAATTCTTGAAATGGCACTCAGAATAGAGGAAAATGGGGTAGATTTTTATACTCAGGCTGGCAATGCCTCAAAGTCTAAAAAGCTTAAAGAACTCTTTATATTTCTTGCAGAAGAAGAGAAGAAACACATTATATTCTTTGGAGAGATGGACAGATCTGTTAAGGATGATACTCAGCCAGACACCCTTGACCCTTACCTTGACGAGGCGTCGCTCTATCTTAAGGCTTTGGCCAACTCAAGAGTATTCACTAACAAAAATGAGGGGAAACGTTTGGCCGGCAAAGTTCGTAATGAGCAAGAGGTGCTGCAAACCGCCATCAATATGGAAAAAGACTCAATCCTCTTTTATTATGAATTACACAGCGCAATCACTAACAAAGATAAAGCTATACTGGGAAGCATTATTGAAGAGGAAAAAAATCATCTTAGGAAATTGGTAGCGCTTCAGAAAAATCTCCAGCGCAAATCAAACTAA
- a CDS encoding lipoprotein-releasing ABC transporter permease subunit has protein sequence MAGYELFIGLRYLKAKRKQTFVSIVTFISILGVMVGVTALIVVLSVMTGFEEDLRDKILGVNAHLVVMELGRGMKDYKEVVEKAKKVEGVVGATPFIYNQAMLSTENGVVGAVVRGLDVDSVGEVIALPGKIRQGGMEGLRNSLQDKYSHGSPLPGIVVGRELSRNMGIAVGDEVNVISPSGAMTAAGPVPRIARFKVSGIFEFGMYEYDSSMAFVSLESANRFFRMGDMVTGVEVKIKDIYQAEKIGKDIQRAIGGFYYVRTWMDMNKNLFSALKLEKVAMFIILILIVIVAALNIISTLIMVVMEKGKDIAILKSMGATANGIMRIFMVEGLIIGISGTAGGVAIGVAAALNLEKIVGIVERLFGFKVLRPDVYYIDKLPSKVDPYVVLIIASAAIVISFLATIYPSWRASRLDPVEALRYE, from the coding sequence ATGGCAGGTTACGAACTTTTTATAGGCCTTAGATATCTCAAGGCAAAACGCAAACAGACGTTTGTCTCAATCGTAACGTTTATATCGATATTGGGCGTTATGGTTGGGGTAACTGCCCTTATTGTTGTTCTGTCTGTGATGACAGGATTTGAAGAGGATTTGAGGGACAAGATACTTGGGGTGAATGCGCATCTGGTGGTGATGGAACTGGGCAGGGGCATGAAGGACTATAAAGAGGTGGTGGAAAAGGCAAAAAAGGTTGAAGGTGTTGTCGGCGCAACACCGTTTATATATAATCAGGCAATGCTTTCAACAGAAAACGGGGTTGTTGGCGCTGTAGTGAGGGGGCTGGATGTTGACAGTGTCGGCGAGGTAATAGCCCTGCCCGGAAAGATAAGACAGGGGGGCATGGAGGGGCTCAGGAATTCTTTGCAGGATAAATATTCCCATGGCTCGCCCCTGCCAGGGATAGTCGTAGGCAGGGAACTCTCCAGAAACATGGGTATTGCAGTTGGTGACGAGGTGAATGTAATATCTCCGTCCGGCGCAATGACAGCGGCTGGCCCTGTTCCAAGGATTGCAAGGTTTAAGGTATCCGGAATCTTTGAATTTGGCATGTATGAGTATGATTCATCTATGGCATTCGTTTCTCTTGAGAGCGCCAATAGATTCTTCAGGATGGGGGATATGGTTACAGGGGTGGAGGTTAAGATAAAAGATATCTATCAGGCAGAGAAGATAGGCAAAGATATACAGAGGGCCATTGGAGGGTTTTATTACGTAAGGACATGGATGGACATGAACAAGAATCTGTTTTCAGCGCTAAAGCTGGAAAAAGTGGCGATGTTTATAATACTTATATTGATTGTCATAGTCGCCGCACTTAATATTATATCTACCCTTATCATGGTGGTTATGGAAAAGGGGAAGGATATAGCGATACTTAAATCCATGGGCGCTACTGCAAACGGGATAATGCGGATATTTATGGTAGAAGGGCTGATAATAGGGATTAGCGGCACTGCGGGCGGCGTGGCGATAGGGGTTGCCGCAGCCCTTAATCTGGAAAAGATTGTTGGGATTGTGGAAAGGCTTTTTGGTTTTAAGGTTCTCCGTCCTGATGTGTATTATATAGATAAACTTCCTTCAAAGGTGGACCCTTATGTTGTGCTGATAATAGCATCGGCGGCAATTGTTATAAGCTTTTTGGCAACAATCTATCCCTCATGGCGGGCCTCCAGACTGGACCCGGTTGAGGCGCTGCGGTATGAATGA